Within the Nicotiana tabacum cultivar K326 chromosome 11, ASM71507v2, whole genome shotgun sequence genome, the region TACCATATGCCTCATAGCCATATCCAAGGATTTCTTTGACAATGTCCTTCCAAAACCCGAGCTGTCAGGTGATGGAGAGTTTGCAGATAAGTTACTACGGGGAGAATATTTGTTATCATGCTTTGCAGGAGGTGCCAGCTTCCGCATATTTACTACCCTTTCAACCATCTTAGTTCCAATCAGACCAGGGCTTACATTATCATTAGCTTTAGCATGTAATCGACTCATAGCTGGGATCGGAACAGAGCTTCCACTGCTACGCACAACACCATTAGGAGGACGTCCTCTCGCTGGAGAGCAAGATTGTCGTCTAATCCTTCCATTTGTAACTGGCTCGATGGATGAAGATCTAACATTTGGTGCTCCAGGTCTACCCCTTGTAGCTGAAATTGGCCTGTCAGATAGTGATGTCCGTAAATTGGGTGGAGCATCAAGGGAGAACCCTGGAATGTCTGAAGGCTTCCAAGGTCTGGGTTTTACAGTTGGAGAACTAGCACGTGAGTATCCAGGATTTCTTGCCGTAGTGGTAGCTGTGGTAGCTGATGACGGGGATTTAACAGGAGGAGCAGTAGCATTAGCTGTACTTGAAACTGAAGTAGGCCGCCGAGTTGGAGTTGCTGCCCTTGATGTGGACCTTGATCCAGGAACAGAGGCCCTGGTTGTGGGCGTTGAGGAGGCTCTGGTTGTTGGAATAGAGGACCTTGCACTAGACCTGGCAGTAGGTGTTGAAGATCTTGGAGGAACTGTGGATTTAGTAGAAGGCAAGGTGGCACGAGAAGTTGGGGTTGAAGACCTTGATGGCCGAGACGAGGTAGTGGTATACACTGTTCTAGAGGTTACAGTGgatgtcattgattttgatgctgcAGTAGATGTGCGTCTAGATGCTGATGTCAAAGC harbors:
- the LOC107816283 gene encoding uncharacterized protein LOC107816283, whose product is MNGSFRAEESAMRQLQQQMGSFRNSVMKEKEEELALFLEMRRREKDRNDLLLFQNGDEFDAQLGSNAGGSPLFNIGSATTVRKNGADDFLNAENDKNDYEWLLTPPSTPLFPSLEMESEKSMMSQLGTAKARPTALKSRLANPQPEPSGRSILASRQPASTHGLNTSTSGLRRPSSSGGSRPSTPTGRPTLSAISALTSASRRTSTAASKSMTSTVTSRTVYTTTSSRPSRSSTPTSRATLPSTKSTVPPRSSTPTARSSARSSIPTTRASSTPTTRASVPGSRSTSRAATPTRRPTSVSSTANATAPPVKSPSSATTATTTARNPGYSRASSPTVKPRPWKPSDIPGFSLDAPPNLRTSLSDRPISATRGRPGAPNVRSSSIEPVTNGRIRRQSCSPARGRPPNGVVRSSGSSVPIPAMSRLHAKANDNVSPGLIGTKMVERVVNMRKLAPPAKHDNKYSPRSNLSANSPSPDSSGFGRTLSKKSLDMAMRHMDIRRSIPGNLRPSMTNIPASSMYSVRSGPNRSRTVSVSDSPLHTSSNASSEVSINNNAVCVDGSEADDAISSDKGVRSPASMRGR